One genomic window of Ottowia oryzae includes the following:
- a CDS encoding mechanosensitive ion channel family protein, whose amino-acid sequence MADAPSLSEAGARLSRSAGLRIDDWQAWVAAVTQPAVLADVAAVAACCLVAWAIAYVLRARTRNEARSWGILLGDKGFDGVLFPALCLLLSWSAREALTALDVPTPLFRIALPALAALVIMRLGVRVLRAAFPTAAGVGVLERSLSWLIWLVAVLWIIGLLPVLLEESESVRWKVGGVSLSLRSVLEAGVNVAVTLLLALWLSAALESRLLRNAKGDHLSTRKMIANVLRVLLMFVAVLVSLSAVGIDLTALSVLGGAIGVGIGLGLQKLASNYVSGFVVLSERAIRIGDVIKVDGFEGQITDIRARYTVIRGLSGREAIVPNDSLVTQRIENLSLADRRVWQTTVVSVGYDSDVDLVRKLLREAAFSAQRVLRQPGPEAYLTAFGDDGLEFTVGYWMSEPEAGQMGLRSEINLAILAALRANGIDIPFPQRVVHQAEAPAPPPAPPA is encoded by the coding sequence GTGGCGGACGCCCCCTCGCTGAGCGAAGCGGGCGCGCGGCTGTCCCGCAGCGCCGGGCTGCGCATTGACGACTGGCAAGCCTGGGTGGCCGCGGTGACCCAGCCGGCGGTGCTGGCGGACGTGGCTGCGGTGGCGGCGTGTTGCCTGGTGGCCTGGGCTATCGCGTATGTGCTGCGTGCGCGCACGCGAAATGAGGCGCGTTCGTGGGGCATTCTGCTGGGCGACAAAGGCTTTGACGGGGTGCTTTTCCCGGCACTGTGCCTGCTGCTGTCGTGGTCGGCGCGCGAGGCGTTGACGGCCCTGGACGTGCCCACGCCGCTGTTTCGCATTGCGCTGCCCGCGCTGGCGGCGCTGGTGATCATGCGGCTGGGCGTGCGGGTGCTGCGCGCGGCCTTTCCCACGGCCGCGGGCGTGGGCGTGCTGGAGCGCAGCCTGTCCTGGCTGATCTGGCTTGTGGCCGTGCTGTGGATCATCGGCCTGCTGCCCGTGCTGCTGGAAGAGTCGGAAAGCGTGCGCTGGAAGGTGGGCGGCGTGTCGCTCAGCCTGCGCTCGGTGCTGGAAGCGGGGGTGAACGTCGCCGTCACCCTGCTGCTGGCGCTGTGGCTGTCGGCGGCGCTGGAGTCGCGCCTGCTGCGCAACGCCAAGGGCGATCACCTGTCCACCCGCAAGATGATCGCTAACGTGCTTCGCGTGCTGCTGATGTTCGTGGCCGTGCTGGTGTCGCTGTCGGCCGTGGGCATCGACCTGACGGCGCTGTCGGTGCTGGGCGGCGCGATTGGCGTGGGCATCGGCCTGGGCCTGCAAAAGCTTGCGTCCAACTACGTCTCGGGCTTCGTGGTATTGAGCGAACGCGCCATCCGCATCGGTGACGTCATCAAGGTCGACGGTTTTGAAGGGCAGATCACCGACATTCGCGCGCGTTACACGGTGATTCGCGGCTTGAGCGGACGCGAGGCCATCGTGCCCAATGACAGCCTCGTCACGCAGCGCATTGAAAACCTGTCGCTGGCGGACCGGCGCGTATGGCAAACCACGGTGGTTTCGGTGGGTTACGACAGCGACGTGGATCTGGTGCGCAAGTTGTTGCGCGAAGCGGCCTTCAGCGCCCAGCGCGTGCTGCGCCAACCCGGCCCCGAGGCCTACCTGACCGCGTTTGGCGACGACGGCCTGGAGTTCACCGTGGGCTACTGGATGAGCGAGCCCGAGGCGGGGCAGATGGGCTTGCGTTCAGAGATCAACCTGGCCATCCTGGCGGCGCTGCGCGCGAACGGTATCGACATACCCTTTCCGCAGAGGGTGGTGCACCAGGCCGAGGCGCCGGCGCCGCCACCCGCGCCCCCGGCCTGA
- a CDS encoding electron transfer flavoprotein subunit beta/FixA family protein, producing MKALVAVKRVVDYNVKVRVKSDGTGVDTANVKMSMNPFDEIAVEEAVRLKEKGVVTEIIAVSAGPAQAQETLRTAMAIGADRGILIETTEELQPLAVAKLLKALVDKEQPQIIILGKQAIDDDANQTGQMLAALADLPQATFANKVEIEGDKAKVTREVDGGLETLSVSLPAVITTDLRLNEPRYVTLPNIMKAKKKQLDTVKPEDLGVDVKPRLKTLKVSEPPKRGAGIKVPDVATLVDKLKNEAKVI from the coding sequence ATGAAAGCACTCGTCGCGGTCAAGCGCGTCGTTGATTACAACGTCAAGGTTCGCGTGAAGTCAGACGGCACGGGGGTGGATACCGCCAACGTCAAGATGAGCATGAACCCCTTCGACGAGATCGCTGTCGAAGAAGCGGTGCGTTTGAAGGAAAAGGGCGTCGTCACGGAAATCATCGCCGTGTCCGCCGGCCCCGCCCAGGCGCAAGAGACGCTGCGCACCGCCATGGCCATTGGCGCCGACCGCGGCATCCTGATCGAGACGACCGAAGAGCTGCAACCCCTGGCCGTGGCCAAGCTGCTTAAAGCGCTGGTCGACAAAGAGCAGCCGCAAATCATCATCCTGGGCAAGCAAGCCATCGACGACGACGCCAACCAGACCGGCCAGATGCTGGCTGCGCTGGCCGACTTGCCCCAGGCCACGTTCGCCAACAAGGTCGAAATCGAGGGCGACAAGGCCAAGGTCACCCGCGAAGTAGATGGCGGCCTGGAAACGCTGTCCGTCAGCCTGCCTGCCGTCATCACCACCGATCTGCGCCTGAACGAGCCGCGCTACGTCACGCTGCCGAACATCATGAAGGCCAAGAAAAAGCAGCTGGACACCGTCAAGCCCGAGGACCTGGGCGTGGACGTCAAGCCGCGCCTGAAGACGCTCAAAGTGTCTGAGCCGCCCAAGCGCGGCGCTGGCATCAAGGTGCCGGACGTGGCCACTTTGGTCGACAAGCTCAAGAACGAGGCCAAGGTCATCTGA
- a CDS encoding electron transfer flavoprotein subunit alpha/FixB family protein, with product MTALVIAEHDNASIKGATLNAVTAAKAIGGDVHVLVAGHNAGAAAQAAAQIAGVSKVLHADSDAYAHGLAENVAALVESLAGNYSHILFPATASGKNIAPRVAAKLDVAQISDITKVDSPDTFERPIYAGNAIATVQSSDGVKVITVRTTGFDAAAATGGSAAVETVQGPAASGKSTFVGAEIAKNDRPELTAAKVVVSGGRALGSAEKFQEVMTPLADKLGAAIGASRAAVDAGYAPNDLQVGQTGKIVAPQLYIAAGISGAIQHLAGMKDSKVIVAINKDPEAPIFSVADYGLEADLFTAVPELVKAL from the coding sequence ATGACCGCACTCGTCATTGCTGAACACGACAACGCCTCCATCAAGGGCGCCACACTCAACGCCGTCACCGCCGCCAAAGCCATCGGGGGCGATGTGCATGTGCTGGTCGCCGGCCACAACGCGGGCGCCGCCGCCCAGGCCGCTGCCCAGATCGCCGGCGTCAGCAAGGTGCTGCACGCCGACAGCGACGCCTACGCACACGGCCTGGCCGAAAACGTGGCCGCGCTGGTGGAATCGCTGGCCGGCAACTACAGCCACATCCTGTTCCCGGCCACCGCCAGCGGCAAGAACATCGCCCCGCGCGTGGCCGCCAAGCTGGACGTGGCCCAGATCAGCGACATCACCAAGGTTGACAGCCCCGACACGTTCGAGCGCCCCATCTACGCCGGCAACGCCATCGCCACCGTGCAGAGCAGCGACGGCGTGAAGGTGATCACCGTGCGCACCACCGGCTTCGACGCCGCAGCCGCCACCGGTGGCAGCGCCGCCGTTGAGACGGTGCAGGGCCCCGCCGCCAGCGGAAAGAGCACCTTTGTCGGCGCCGAGATCGCCAAGAACGACCGCCCCGAGCTGACCGCCGCCAAAGTGGTGGTTTCTGGCGGCCGCGCCCTGGGCAGCGCCGAGAAATTCCAGGAAGTCATGACCCCGCTGGCCGACAAGCTGGGCGCCGCCATCGGCGCCAGCCGCGCGGCGGTGGATGCGGGCTACGCGCCGAACGACCTGCAGGTCGGCCAGACGGGCAAGATCGTCGCGCCGCAGCTGTACATTGCCGCCGGTATTTCGGGCGCCATCCAGCATTTGGCCGGCATGAAGGATTCCAAGGTGATCGTTGCGATCAACAAGGACCCCGAAGCGCCGATCTTCAGCGTGGCCGACTACGGCCTGGAAGCCGATCTGTTCACCGCCGTGCCCGAGCTGGTCAAGGCGCTCTGA
- a CDS encoding acyl-CoA dehydrogenase produces the protein MSYTAPLKDMLFNMEHLARIDEVAKIPGFEDAGLETAQAVLEECARFNEGVVAPLNVPGDLAPSSLKDHVVTTTAGFKEAFKQYAEGGWQGLQHPADFGGQGLPKTIGAACGEILNSANLSFALCPLLTDGAIEALLTAGSDELKATYLEKMISGEWTGTMNLTEPQAGSDLALVRTKAEPQPDGTYKVFGTKIFITYGEHDMADNIVHLVLARVAGAPEGVKGISLFVVPKFLLKADGGLGERNDVYCVSIEHKMGIKASPTAVLQFGDHGGAVGYLVGEENRGLEYMFIMMNSARYAVGVQGIAVAERAYQHALAYAKERVQSRPVDGSVKGPATIIHHPDVRRMLMTMRALTEGSRAMASTAAAAYDAAHHHPDAEVRAQNQAFYEFMVPLVKGYSTEMSLEVTDLGVQVHGGMGFIEETGAAQYYRDAKILTIYEGTTAIQANDLVGRKTSRDGGAGAKAIAAQIEKTEQELLAAGNEDAKVMGERLGASRKAFLDAVDFIAAQAKADPNAAYSGSVPYLMLAGNLVAGWQLGRALLAAQGLQGKGADEAFLKGKIVTARFYADHILTRIPGQRDAIVHGAHSVTALAPEEF, from the coding sequence GTGAGCTACACCGCCCCCCTCAAAGACATGCTCTTCAACATGGAGCATCTGGCGCGCATCGACGAAGTCGCCAAGATCCCTGGTTTTGAAGACGCTGGCCTGGAAACGGCCCAGGCCGTGCTGGAAGAGTGCGCCCGGTTCAACGAAGGCGTGGTGGCCCCGCTGAACGTGCCTGGCGATCTGGCCCCATCCAGCCTGAAGGACCACGTGGTCACCACCACGGCGGGCTTCAAGGAGGCGTTCAAGCAATACGCGGAAGGCGGCTGGCAGGGCCTGCAGCACCCGGCCGACTTTGGCGGCCAGGGCTTGCCCAAGACCATCGGCGCGGCGTGCGGTGAAATCCTCAACTCGGCCAACCTCAGCTTCGCGCTGTGCCCGTTGCTGACCGATGGCGCCATCGAGGCCTTGCTGACGGCGGGCAGCGACGAGCTCAAGGCCACCTACCTTGAAAAGATGATCTCCGGCGAGTGGACCGGCACCATGAACCTGACCGAGCCGCAGGCCGGCTCAGACCTGGCACTGGTGCGCACCAAGGCCGAGCCGCAGCCCGACGGCACCTACAAGGTTTTCGGCACCAAGATCTTCATCACCTACGGCGAGCACGACATGGCGGACAACATCGTCCACCTGGTGCTGGCGCGCGTGGCCGGTGCGCCCGAGGGCGTGAAGGGCATCAGCCTGTTCGTCGTGCCCAAGTTCCTGCTCAAGGCCGATGGCGGCCTGGGCGAGCGCAACGACGTGTACTGCGTCAGCATCGAGCACAAGATGGGCATCAAGGCCAGCCCCACCGCCGTGCTGCAGTTTGGCGACCACGGCGGGGCGGTGGGCTACCTGGTGGGCGAGGAGAACCGCGGCCTGGAATACATGTTCATCATGATGAACTCGGCCCGCTACGCCGTGGGCGTGCAGGGCATCGCCGTGGCCGAGCGCGCCTACCAGCACGCGCTGGCCTACGCCAAAGAACGCGTGCAAAGCCGCCCCGTGGATGGCAGCGTGAAAGGCCCCGCCACGATCATCCACCACCCCGACGTGCGCCGCATGCTGATGACGATGCGCGCCCTGACCGAAGGCAGCCGCGCCATGGCGTCCACCGCCGCCGCCGCCTACGACGCCGCGCACCACCACCCCGATGCCGAGGTGCGCGCGCAGAACCAGGCTTTCTACGAATTCATGGTGCCGCTGGTCAAGGGCTACAGCACCGAGATGAGCCTGGAGGTCACCGACCTGGGCGTGCAGGTGCACGGCGGTATGGGCTTCATCGAGGAAACGGGCGCCGCGCAGTACTACCGCGACGCCAAGATCCTGACCATCTACGAAGGCACGACGGCGATCCAGGCCAACGACCTGGTGGGCCGAAAAACCTCGCGTGACGGCGGCGCAGGCGCCAAGGCGATCGCCGCGCAGATCGAAAAAACCGAGCAGGAACTGCTGGCCGCCGGCAACGAAGACGCCAAGGTCATGGGTGAGCGCCTGGGCGCCTCGCGCAAGGCTTTCCTGGACGCGGTGGACTTCATCGCCGCGCAGGCCAAGGCCGACCCGAACGCGGCTTACTCAGGCAGCGTGCCTTACCTGATGCTGGCGGGCAACCTGGTCGCGGGCTGGCAACTGGGCCGCGCGCTGCTGGCGGCGCAGGGGCTGCAAGGCAAGGGCGCGGATGAGGCCTTCCTGAAAGGCAAGATCGTCACGGCGCGTTTCTACGCCGACCACATCCTCACGCGCATCCCGGGCCAGCGCGACGCCATCGTGCACGGCGCGCACAGCGTGACCGCCCTGGCGCCGGAAGAGTTCTGA
- a CDS encoding NAD(P)H-dependent flavin oxidoreductase has protein sequence MSKLPAVLQRLKFPVIASPLFIISNPKLVIAQCTSGVVGSMPALNARPAAQLDEWLAEITEALAAWDKANPDNPAAPFAINQIVHKSNDRLEHDMQLCAKYKVPIIITSLGAREDVNQAVHSWGGVVMHDVINNVFAHKAIEKGADGLIPVAAGAGGHASVKSPFAMVQEIREWFDGPVALSGAIATGGAVLAAQAIGADFAYIGSAFIATDEARAAEGYKQMIVESNSDDIVYSNFYTGVHGNYLKGSIRNAGMDPDNLPESDPSKMNFGSGEGSNSAKAWRDIWGCGQGIGHVRQVVPAAELIARLKREYAEARARLAL, from the coding sequence ATGTCCAAACTGCCCGCCGTGCTGCAGCGCCTGAAGTTTCCGGTCATCGCATCGCCGCTGTTCATCATCAGCAACCCCAAGCTGGTCATCGCCCAATGCACGTCGGGGGTGGTGGGCTCCATGCCCGCACTGAACGCCCGCCCAGCCGCGCAGCTGGACGAATGGCTGGCCGAGATCACCGAGGCGCTGGCCGCCTGGGACAAGGCCAACCCCGACAACCCGGCCGCGCCCTTCGCCATCAACCAGATCGTGCACAAGAGCAACGACCGTCTTGAGCACGATATGCAGCTGTGCGCCAAGTACAAGGTGCCGATCATCATCACCAGCCTGGGTGCGCGCGAAGACGTCAACCAGGCCGTGCACAGCTGGGGCGGCGTGGTGATGCACGACGTCATCAACAACGTGTTTGCGCACAAGGCAATAGAGAAGGGCGCCGATGGCCTGATTCCCGTGGCCGCCGGCGCGGGCGGGCACGCCAGCGTGAAAAGCCCGTTCGCGATGGTGCAGGAAATCCGCGAGTGGTTCGACGGCCCGGTGGCCTTGTCGGGCGCCATCGCCACCGGCGGCGCTGTGCTGGCCGCGCAGGCCATTGGCGCGGACTTTGCCTACATCGGCTCAGCCTTCATTGCCACCGACGAAGCGCGTGCGGCAGAAGGCTACAAGCAGATGATTGTCGAATCCAACTCGGACGACATCGTCTACAGCAATTTCTACACCGGCGTGCACGGCAACTACCTCAAGGGCAGCATCCGCAACGCGGGTATGGACCCGGACAACCTGCCCGAAAGCGATCCGAGCAAGATGAACTTCGGCTCAGGCGAGGGCAGCAATTCGGCCAAGGCCTGGCGCGACATCTGGGGCTGCGGGCAGGGCATAGGCCACGTGCGCCAAGTGGTGCCCGCTGCCGAACTGATTGCGCGCCTGAAGCGGGAATACGCCGAAGCGCGCGCGCGGTTGGCGCTCTGA
- the cphA gene encoding cyanophycin synthetase, which yields MEVNRTRALRGPNLWSRHTAIEAVVTCDGAERDLSANPAFEKRLRELFPSVGALHANKPSTPISMAHALELTALALQAEAGCPVTFSRTTETEIPGTFQVAVQYTEEAVGRLALQKAEALCAAAAAGTDFDVTAVIAELHELDEDERLGPSTGAIVDAAVKRGIPFKRLTSGSLVRLGWGSRQRLIQAAEVDGTSAIAEAIAQDKDLTKKLLHSAGVPVPLGRPVEDLADGWAVAEEIGLPVVVKPQDGNQGKGVTVGITDRAHFDIAYAAAAEYGVVMVERYLPGHDFRLLVVGNRLVAAARRDPPLVIGDGEHTVRQLVDEVNRDPRRGVGHGTSLTKIRFDAIAEARLAAQGLTADSVPDKGQRVVLRNNANLSTGGTATDVTDSVHPEVAARAIEAAQTVGLDICGVDVVCETVIKPLEAQNGGIVEVNAAPGLRMHISPSFGKGRDVGGAVMDLMYPDGGNGRIPVVAVTGTNGKTTTVRLTAHLLKAQGLRVGMTNTDGVYVNGRQIDSGDCSGPRSARNVLAHPDVDAAVLETARGGLLREGLAFDQCDVAVVTNLGAGDHLGLNYITTLEDLKVLKRVIVLNVAPTGTAVLNAADPAVVAMAPHCPGSVTFFAQDGDHPVIHTHRAQGKRVVYVDRGDIVCAEGRFTKRLPLSRVPLTRQGQIGFQVENTMASVAAAWAVNVPWEAIQKGLASFISDLHGVPGRFNVFDYRGATLIADYGHNPDAIAALVSGVENMPSVRRSVVISGAGDRRDEDIRAQTRILGDAFDDVVLYQDACQRGRADGEVLALLRDGLKNASRTRHVEEIHGEFVAIDHALAKLNKGDLCLILIDQVEEALAHIRQRVEEAKPARVPGRGVARKSTRGAKSVAKKRSVATTGEERAHAHW from the coding sequence ATGGAAGTCAATCGCACTCGCGCACTGCGCGGCCCGAACCTCTGGAGCCGCCATACGGCCATCGAAGCCGTGGTCACATGCGACGGGGCTGAACGCGACCTGAGCGCCAATCCGGCGTTTGAAAAGCGTCTGCGTGAGCTGTTTCCCTCTGTCGGTGCCTTGCACGCCAACAAGCCGAGCACGCCGATCTCGATGGCGCACGCCCTGGAATTGACGGCGCTGGCACTGCAAGCTGAAGCGGGTTGCCCTGTGACTTTCAGCCGCACGACCGAAACCGAGATTCCCGGCACCTTCCAGGTGGCGGTGCAATACACCGAGGAAGCGGTTGGCCGCCTGGCACTGCAGAAAGCCGAAGCGCTGTGCGCGGCTGCGGCAGCGGGCACCGATTTCGACGTGACCGCCGTGATCGCCGAGTTGCATGAGCTGGACGAAGACGAGCGCCTGGGCCCCTCCACTGGCGCCATCGTGGATGCGGCCGTCAAGCGCGGCATACCCTTCAAACGCCTGACCAGCGGCAGCCTGGTGCGCCTGGGCTGGGGCAGCCGCCAGCGCCTGATTCAAGCCGCCGAGGTGGACGGCACCAGCGCCATCGCCGAAGCCATTGCGCAGGACAAGGACCTGACCAAGAAGCTGCTGCATTCCGCCGGCGTGCCGGTGCCGCTGGGCCGCCCGGTCGAAGATCTGGCAGACGGCTGGGCCGTCGCCGAGGAAATTGGCCTGCCCGTGGTGGTCAAGCCGCAGGATGGCAACCAGGGCAAGGGCGTGACGGTGGGCATAACCGACCGCGCGCACTTTGACATTGCCTACGCCGCAGCCGCCGAATACGGCGTGGTGATGGTCGAGCGCTACCTGCCCGGGCACGATTTCCGCCTGCTGGTGGTGGGCAACCGCCTGGTCGCCGCTGCGCGCCGCGACCCGCCCCTGGTCATTGGCGATGGCGAGCACACCGTTCGCCAACTGGTGGACGAAGTCAATCGTGACCCGCGCCGAGGCGTTGGCCACGGCACCTCGCTGACCAAGATCCGCTTTGACGCCATCGCCGAAGCGCGCCTGGCCGCGCAGGGGCTGACAGCCGACTCGGTGCCCGACAAGGGCCAGCGCGTGGTGCTGCGCAACAACGCCAACCTGTCCACCGGCGGCACCGCCACCGATGTGACCGACAGCGTGCACCCCGAAGTGGCCGCACGCGCCATCGAAGCCGCCCAGACCGTGGGCCTGGACATCTGCGGCGTGGACGTGGTCTGCGAAACCGTCATCAAGCCGCTGGAAGCGCAAAACGGCGGCATCGTCGAAGTCAACGCCGCGCCCGGCCTGCGCATGCACATCAGCCCCTCGTTCGGCAAGGGCCGCGACGTGGGCGGCGCCGTGATGGACCTGATGTACCCCGATGGTGGCAACGGACGCATTCCCGTCGTGGCCGTCACCGGCACCAACGGCAAGACGACCACCGTGCGCCTGACGGCCCACCTGCTCAAGGCGCAAGGCCTGCGCGTGGGCATGACCAACACCGACGGCGTATACGTGAATGGACGCCAGATCGATTCGGGCGATTGCTCCGGCCCGCGCAGTGCGCGCAACGTGCTGGCCCACCCCGACGTGGACGCCGCCGTGCTGGAAACCGCCCGCGGCGGGCTGCTGCGCGAAGGCCTGGCTTTTGACCAGTGCGACGTGGCCGTCGTCACCAACCTGGGCGCGGGCGACCACCTGGGCCTGAACTACATCACCACGCTGGAAGACCTGAAGGTGCTCAAGCGCGTGATCGTGCTGAACGTGGCGCCCACCGGCACCGCCGTGCTGAACGCCGCCGACCCGGCCGTGGTGGCCATGGCGCCGCACTGCCCCGGCAGCGTGACCTTTTTCGCGCAGGACGGCGATCATCCGGTGATCCATACGCACCGCGCGCAAGGCAAGCGCGTGGTCTACGTGGACCGTGGCGACATCGTTTGCGCCGAAGGCCGCTTCACCAAGCGCCTGCCGCTGTCGCGCGTGCCGCTGACCCGCCAGGGCCAGATCGGCTTTCAGGTGGAAAACACCATGGCGTCCGTGGCTGCGGCCTGGGCAGTCAACGTGCCTTGGGAAGCCATCCAGAAAGGCCTGGCCAGCTTCATCAGCGATCTGCACGGCGTGCCGGGCCGCTTCAACGTGTTCGACTACCGTGGCGCCACGCTGATTGCCGATTACGGCCACAACCCCGACGCCATCGCCGCGCTGGTCTCCGGCGTGGAGAACATGCCTTCGGTGCGGCGCTCGGTGGTCATCAGCGGCGCGGGCGACCGCCGCGACGAGGACATCCGTGCGCAGACGCGGATTTTGGGCGACGCGTTCGACGACGTGGTGCTCTACCAAGACGCCTGCCAGCGTGGCCGCGCCGATGGCGAAGTGCTGGCGCTGCTGCGCGATGGCCTGAAAAACGCATCCCGCACGCGCCACGTGGAAGAAATCCATGGCGAATTCGTGGCCATCGACCACGCTTTGGCGAAATTGAACAAGGGCGACCTGTGCCTGATCCTGATCGATCAGGTGGAAGAAGCCCTGGCGCACATCCGCCAGCGCGTGGAAGAGGCCAAACCGGCCCGCGTGCCTGGCCGCGGCGTGGCGCGCAAATCGACGCGCGGCGCGAAGAGCGTGGCAAAGAAACGCTCGGTGGCCACCACCGGCGAAGAACGCGCGCACGCGCACTGGTGA
- the cphA gene encoding cyanophycin synthetase — protein sequence MTHLRGPNVWTYRPVIEAVVDIGALEDFPSNTLPGFYERLTAWLPGLIEHRCSVGRRGGFLMRLRDGTWPGHIMEHVALELQTQAGMKTGFGKARMTQEPGVYKVVIRTRDEVVGRLALESARDLIMAAINDQPYDLAPVMAKLSDLVDRRCLGPSTACIVDAAAERSIPSLRLNEGNLVQLGQGAAQRRIWTAETDRTSAIAEGISRDKDLTKQLLGAAGVPVPAGETVETADEAWEAAESIGLPVVVKPSDGNHARGVSLNLKTEQEVRDAFVAAEKEGSEVIVERFIPGHEHRLLVVGGKVVAATRGEITRVSGDGKSSITELVRTQVNTDPRRGEEEQFPLDVVRMDDAVVLLELTRQGLTPDSVLQRGQSAVVQRTGNMANDVTHQVHPDNAELMGMAARVVGLDIAGIDLVVEDISKPMIAQGGAIVEVNAGPGLLMHLKPAVGRAQPVGDAIVNHLFPPGQSGRIPIVGLLGAGESSLAARLIASMLQLHGWQTALACRDGLFLGPRQLSKADARRYEDGERMLINRTVQAAVLETTPRQILTEGLPYDRCQVGVVMGLSAAGLEDLYVTEADTLPNVVRTQVDVVLSDGAAVLNADDAEVAALAEYSDGDLVFYALSPDNEVVVAHRAGKGRAVLARGDSIVLAKGADETPLINLSAPIFGSITSEPPHDVRPQVLAAVAAAWSLGVSPDLIRAALLRFGEAPHNLAVH from the coding sequence ATGACGCATCTGCGCGGCCCCAACGTCTGGACGTACCGCCCCGTGATCGAAGCCGTGGTCGACATCGGCGCGCTGGAGGACTTCCCCTCCAACACCCTGCCCGGCTTCTACGAGCGCCTGACCGCCTGGCTGCCTGGGCTGATCGAGCACCGCTGCAGCGTGGGCCGCCGCGGCGGGTTCCTGATGCGCTTGCGCGACGGCACCTGGCCCGGCCACATCATGGAACACGTCGCGCTGGAGCTGCAAACCCAGGCTGGCATGAAAACCGGCTTTGGCAAGGCCCGCATGACGCAGGAGCCCGGCGTTTACAAAGTGGTAATCCGCACCCGCGACGAGGTGGTGGGCCGCCTGGCGCTGGAATCTGCGCGCGACCTGATCATGGCCGCCATCAACGATCAGCCCTACGACCTGGCGCCCGTCATGGCCAAGCTGAGCGATCTGGTGGATCGCCGCTGCCTGGGCCCCAGCACCGCCTGCATCGTGGACGCGGCGGCTGAGCGCTCGATCCCCTCCTTGCGCCTGAACGAAGGCAATCTGGTCCAGCTGGGCCAGGGCGCCGCCCAGCGCCGCATCTGGACGGCCGAGACCGACCGCACCAGCGCCATCGCCGAGGGCATTTCCCGCGACAAAGACTTGACCAAGCAACTGCTGGGCGCCGCGGGCGTGCCCGTGCCCGCAGGTGAGACGGTGGAAACCGCCGACGAAGCCTGGGAAGCCGCGGAGAGCATCGGCCTGCCCGTGGTGGTCAAGCCGTCCGATGGCAACCATGCGCGGGGCGTATCGCTGAACCTGAAAACCGAGCAGGAAGTGCGCGACGCCTTCGTCGCCGCCGAAAAAGAAGGCTCTGAAGTGATCGTCGAGCGCTTCATTCCCGGTCACGAACACCGCTTACTGGTGGTCGGCGGCAAGGTGGTGGCGGCCACGCGGGGTGAAATCACCCGCGTGAGTGGCGATGGCAAATCCAGCATCACCGAATTGGTGCGTACTCAGGTCAATACCGACCCGCGCCGCGGCGAGGAAGAGCAGTTTCCGCTGGACGTGGTTCGCATGGACGACGCCGTGGTGCTGCTGGAGCTGACCCGCCAAGGCCTGACGCCCGACAGCGTGCTGCAGCGCGGCCAGTCTGCCGTGGTGCAGCGCACCGGCAACATGGCCAACGACGTCACCCACCAGGTGCACCCGGACAACGCCGAGTTGATGGGCATGGCCGCGCGCGTCGTCGGCCTGGACATTGCCGGTATCGACCTGGTGGTGGAAGACATCAGCAAACCCATGATCGCCCAGGGTGGCGCCATCGTCGAAGTGAACGCTGGCCCAGGGCTGTTGATGCACCTCAAGCCCGCCGTTGGGCGCGCCCAGCCCGTGGGCGACGCCATCGTGAACCATCTCTTCCCCCCCGGCCAGAGCGGCCGGATTCCGATCGTCGGGCTGCTGGGCGCGGGCGAAAGCTCGCTGGCAGCGCGTCTGATCGCGTCCATGCTGCAGCTGCACGGCTGGCAGACCGCCCTGGCCTGCCGCGACGGGCTCTTCCTGGGGCCGCGCCAGCTGTCCAAAGCCGACGCGCGCCGCTATGAAGACGGCGAGCGCATGCTGATCAACCGCACGGTGCAGGCCGCCGTGCTGGAAACCACGCCGCGCCAGATCCTGACCGAAGGCCTGCCCTACGACCGCTGCCAGGTGGGCGTGGTGATGGGCCTGAGCGCAGCGGGCCTGGAAGACCTGTACGTGACCGAGGCCGATACCTTGCCCAACGTGGTCCGCACCCAGGTGGACGTGGTCTTGAGCGACGGCGCCGCCGTGCTGAACGCCGACGACGCCGAAGTGGCCGCCCTGGCGGAGTACAGCGACGGCGACCTGGTCTTCTACGCACTGTCGCCCGACAACGAGGTGGTGGTGGCGCACCGCGCCGGCAAAGGGCGCGCCGTGCTGGCCCGCGGTGACAGCATCGTGCTGGCCAAGGGCGCCGACGAAACGCCGCTGATCAACCTGTCGGCGCCCATTTTTGGCTCTATCACCAGCGAGCCGCCGCACGATGTGCGCCCCCAGGTGCTGGCCGCCGTGGCCGCCGCCTGGTCGCTGGGCGTGTCGCCTGACCTCATCCGTGCGGCTTTGTTGCGATTTGGTGAGGCTCCACACAACTTGGCTGTCCACTGA